One region of Thiorhodovibrio frisius genomic DNA includes:
- a CDS encoding ribbon-helix-helix domain-containing protein, translating to MATINISLSDDLRDFVNEQVVASSYTSTSEYLRQLIREHREVVRFRTLIDDGACSPIEGEFDKGYFDDLRSRAKHRTTAT from the coding sequence ATGGCGACAATCAACATTTCCCTTTCGGATGATCTGCGCGACTTTGTCAACGAGCAGGTCGTGGCGTCAAGCTATACCAGCACCAGTGAATACCTCCGCCAGCTGATCCGTGAGCACCGCGAAGTGGTGAGATTTCGCACCCTGATCGACGATGGTGCCTGCTCCCCAATAGAAGGCGAGTTTGACAAGGGGTATTTCGACGATCTGCGGAGCCGTGCCAAGCACCGAACGACTGCTACCTGA
- a CDS encoding diguanylate cyclase produces the protein MNQPRILIVDDETLNIELIAKIFMDDHEVLFATDGAKALELAASTNPDLILLDIMLPGMDGFEICARLKTEPHTADIPVIFITGRDDIETETRGLALGAVDYITKPINPQIVRMRVGNHIELKRARDRLTELATTDGLTGLANRRRFDEVLEREVQRHLRSHEPLTVIMLDIDHFKLYNDTYGHLRGDDCLRAIACSIHGSLLRATDLAARYGGEEFACILPDTGALEDVTAIAERIRTNVIALKIPHETSPTAPHVTVSLGLVSCYCTQSLQPEQLTAAADKQLYLAKSLGRNRYALEQPDRKS, from the coding sequence ATGAACCAGCCACGGATTTTGATCGTCGATGATGAGACCCTCAACATCGAGCTGATTGCCAAGATATTCATGGACGACCATGAAGTGCTCTTCGCCACCGACGGCGCCAAAGCACTGGAGCTGGCCGCCAGCACCAACCCCGACCTGATCCTGCTCGATATTATGCTGCCCGGCATGGACGGCTTCGAGATCTGCGCGCGCCTGAAAACCGAGCCTCACACCGCCGATATTCCAGTCATCTTCATCACCGGGCGCGACGATATCGAGACCGAGACGCGCGGCCTGGCGCTGGGTGCGGTGGACTACATCACCAAGCCGATTAACCCCCAGATCGTGCGCATGCGGGTCGGCAATCACATCGAGCTCAAGCGCGCGCGCGACCGCCTGACCGAACTCGCCACCACCGACGGCCTGACCGGCCTGGCCAACCGCCGGCGCTTCGACGAAGTGCTGGAGCGCGAAGTGCAGCGCCACCTGCGCAGCCACGAGCCGCTTACGGTCATCATGCTCGATATCGACCACTTCAAGCTCTACAACGACACCTACGGCCATCTACGCGGCGACGACTGCCTGCGCGCCATCGCCTGCTCCATACATGGCTCCCTGTTGCGCGCCACCGATCTGGCCGCCCGCTACGGTGGCGAGGAGTTTGCCTGCATCCTGCCCGACACCGGCGCGCTCGAAGATGTCACCGCCATCGCCGAGCGCATCCGCACCAACGTCATCGCACTCAAAATCCCGCACGAGACCTCGCCCACCGCCCCCCATGTCACCGTCAGCCTCGGCCTGGTCAGCTGCTACTGCACCCAAAGCCTGCAACCCGAGCAACTCACCGCCGCCGCCGACAAACAGCTTTACCTGGCCAAATCACTGGGGCGCAACCGCTATGCCCTCGAGCAACCAGATCGGAAATCATAA
- a CDS encoding ABC transporter substrate-binding protein codes for MKITSCRMRQHGLLAGLLAALLLHAAPGIALEPVRVQLKWTHAFQFAGYYAAQSQGYYRDAGLEVELVEARPDTDVVAEVVSGRAQFGIGTSSLLLARAAGQPVVALATIFQHSPLVLLARRDNDLQSIHDLAGKPVMIERQAEELLAYLAAEDVPLDTIDIIEHQFDFRDLIEGRAQAISAYSTNEVFFLQQAELPFSIFSPRSAGIDFYGDNLFTSEAELDRHPSRVAAFLDASLRGWAYALAHPQEVIDDILARDISDPPPSRAFLTFEAEQTAKLIRADLVEIGYMNPGRWQHIAAVYADLGMLERDFPVADMLYGAPERGALPAWLRLSMGGALVLILLSFAITWQFRRINRRLRASLAESARIRHELSQSEEKFRHLTEHSSDIIWHLDSDLRFTYISLADERLRGFPREEVLGQTVWSLLKPEGIEQIQQANAQRLERESQAKSTSTQCYELEQKCKNGGWLWTEINVAPMRDDQGQISGYYGVTRDISARRAAELALRASERRYRLLFERSPAGVFLFDQDLQLLDCNQRLATILQTSRERLIGLDLSKLRDRGLIPALQAALTGEEGLFEGLYRATISEAEVWLSGRVAPLYDDAGRISGGIAVFEDVGERKRAEAVIEASRQELERANRALRASSQEAMTMAERAEAANRAKSQFLANMSHEIRTPMNAVLGMTHLTLRTELTDHQRNYLNEIQTAAQSLLLIIDDILDFSKIEANKLVLEHAPFHLRSALAQVERLLCVKAQEKGVALRLELAPDLPNQVQGDRLRLGQVLINLINNAIKFTTQGQVVLRVAPAAGPKEHEATPEQPEAITLDFEVRDTGVGMSEEQMARLFEPFAQGDSSITRRYGGTGLGLAISRELVERMGGTLWVRSELGQGSTFGFALAFERVADSATHHEPVPAEAPALDLHGRRLLVVDDNRVNRVLIEELLRPFGASIATADSGEAAVARVTAEPFDLVLMDIQMPGMDGLTATRRIRAWEERQADQSHLPIIAMTAHALRGDEAKSLAAGMDAHLTKPIDLDKLVATLARWLRAELASAGATDWPVERATGQPTGWPMTREAGHASADNSAGPPPLRDCPPFEIAAALHRCNDDLALLVKLIDTFVAEFADLVPELRAHLQDGHWAQARLRAHSLKGSAATLALESLARAARELEAAIEATAESLPESSNTQPLESNLPASLASALAHLETLLPAALSAARQLLGEVRIPAAAPDPASDVAKLSQTDLDEALQHLRDKLDINAVDARLDFQNLRQSLEARISSPDIEALAAALARLDFPNASKHLGSIVDILRTDSAAVSAQAPAPTPT; via the coding sequence ATGAAGATCACCAGCTGCCGCATGCGCCAACACGGGCTGCTAGCCGGCCTGCTCGCCGCCCTGCTGCTGCACGCCGCCCCCGGCATCGCGCTCGAGCCGGTGCGGGTGCAGCTCAAATGGACCCACGCCTTCCAGTTCGCGGGCTACTACGCCGCCCAGAGCCAAGGCTACTATCGTGACGCCGGGCTGGAGGTCGAGCTGGTCGAAGCCCGCCCCGACACCGACGTGGTGGCCGAGGTGGTCAGCGGTCGGGCGCAATTCGGCATCGGCACCAGCAGCCTGTTGCTTGCGCGCGCCGCCGGGCAGCCGGTGGTGGCGCTGGCGACCATCTTTCAGCACTCGCCGCTGGTGCTGCTCGCGCGGCGCGATAACGACCTGCAAAGCATCCATGATCTGGCCGGCAAGCCGGTGATGATCGAGCGCCAGGCCGAGGAACTGCTCGCCTATCTGGCGGCCGAGGACGTGCCGCTCGACACCATCGATATCATCGAGCACCAATTTGACTTCCGCGATCTGATCGAGGGCCGCGCCCAGGCCATTTCCGCCTACTCAACCAACGAGGTGTTCTTTCTGCAACAGGCCGAGCTGCCGTTTTCCATCTTCTCGCCGCGCTCGGCCGGGATCGACTTCTACGGCGACAATCTCTTCACCAGCGAGGCCGAACTCGACCGGCATCCGAGTCGGGTCGCCGCCTTTCTCGACGCCAGTCTGCGCGGCTGGGCCTATGCGCTCGCTCACCCCCAAGAGGTCATAGACGACATTCTGGCGCGCGACATCAGCGACCCGCCACCGAGCCGGGCCTTCCTGACCTTCGAGGCCGAGCAGACCGCCAAGCTGATTCGCGCCGATCTGGTCGAGATCGGCTATATGAACCCCGGTCGCTGGCAGCACATCGCCGCCGTCTATGCCGATCTTGGCATGCTGGAACGCGACTTTCCGGTCGCGGACATGCTCTATGGCGCGCCCGAACGCGGCGCACTGCCCGCCTGGCTGCGGCTTTCCATGGGCGGCGCGCTGGTGCTCATCCTGCTCAGCTTCGCTATTACCTGGCAGTTCCGGCGCATCAATCGCCGCCTGCGCGCGAGCCTGGCAGAGAGTGCGCGAATTCGCCACGAGCTGAGCCAAAGCGAGGAGAAATTCCGCCATCTCACCGAGCACTCAAGCGACATCATCTGGCATCTCGACAGTGATCTGCGCTTCACCTACATCAGCCTGGCCGATGAGCGCCTGCGCGGCTTCCCGCGCGAGGAGGTGCTTGGCCAGACCGTCTGGAGCCTGCTCAAGCCCGAGGGCATTGAGCAGATCCAGCAGGCCAACGCCCAGCGTCTGGAGCGCGAATCCCAGGCCAAGTCCACCAGCACCCAATGCTATGAGCTGGAGCAGAAATGCAAGAACGGTGGCTGGCTCTGGACTGAGATCAATGTCGCGCCCATGCGCGATGATCAGGGCCAGATCAGCGGTTACTACGGTGTCACCCGCGACATCTCCGCGCGCCGGGCGGCTGAGCTGGCTTTGCGCGCCAGCGAGCGTCGCTACCGGCTGCTGTTCGAGCGCTCCCCGGCCGGCGTGTTTCTGTTCGATCAGGATCTGCAACTGCTCGACTGCAACCAGCGCCTGGCGACTATCCTGCAAACTTCGCGCGAGCGGCTGATCGGTCTCGACCTCAGCAAGCTACGTGATCGAGGCCTGATTCCGGCATTGCAGGCCGCGCTCACTGGCGAGGAAGGTCTGTTCGAGGGGCTGTATCGCGCCACCATCAGCGAGGCCGAGGTGTGGCTCTCGGGGCGCGTGGCGCCGCTATACGACGATGCTGGTCGCATCTCAGGTGGCATCGCGGTGTTTGAGGATGTCGGCGAGCGCAAGCGCGCGGAAGCCGTGATCGAAGCCTCCCGCCAGGAGCTGGAGCGGGCCAACCGCGCCCTGCGCGCCTCCAGTCAGGAGGCCATGACCATGGCCGAGCGTGCCGAGGCGGCCAATCGCGCCAAGAGCCAGTTCCTCGCCAACATGAGCCACGAAATCCGCACGCCGATGAATGCCGTCCTTGGTATGACACACCTGACACTGCGTACCGAGCTGACCGACCATCAGCGCAACTACCTAAACGAAATCCAGACAGCCGCCCAAAGCCTGCTGCTCATCATCGACGATATTCTGGACTTCTCGAAAATCGAAGCGAACAAGCTGGTGCTCGAGCATGCACCCTTCCACCTGCGCTCGGCGCTCGCTCAGGTTGAGCGGCTCTTGTGCGTCAAGGCACAGGAGAAGGGCGTCGCCCTGCGCCTGGAGCTGGCCCCCGATCTGCCCAACCAAGTCCAGGGCGACCGCTTGCGCCTCGGGCAGGTGCTGATCAACCTGATCAACAATGCGATCAAATTCACTACGCAGGGTCAGGTGGTACTGCGTGTCGCGCCTGCCGCTGGGCCAAAAGAGCACGAGGCCACCCCGGAGCAGCCTGAAGCAATCACGCTGGACTTCGAGGTGAGAGATACCGGCGTCGGCATGAGCGAGGAGCAGATGGCGCGGCTGTTCGAACCTTTCGCCCAGGGCGACAGCTCAATCACCCGCCGTTATGGCGGCACCGGACTCGGGCTGGCCATCAGCCGGGAGCTGGTCGAACGCATGGGCGGCACACTCTGGGTCAGGAGCGAGTTGGGGCAAGGCAGCACCTTCGGCTTCGCTCTAGCGTTCGAACGGGTCGCGGATTCCGCAACCCATCACGAGCCAGTCCCCGCCGAAGCGCCAGCGCTCGACCTGCACGGTCGCCGGCTGCTGGTGGTTGACGACAACCGGGTGAACCGGGTGCTGATTGAGGAGCTGCTGCGACCCTTCGGGGCGAGCATCGCGACCGCCGACAGCGGTGAAGCCGCCGTCGCCCGCGTCACCGCAGAGCCCTTCGACCTGGTGCTGATGGACATCCAGATGCCGGGCATGGATGGCCTCACCGCCACCCGACGCATTCGCGCCTGGGAAGAGCGCCAAGCCGACCAGTCGCATCTCCCCATCATCGCGATGACGGCGCATGCCCTGCGCGGCGATGAGGCCAAGAGCCTGGCTGCCGGGATGGACGCGCATCTCACCAAGCCGATTGACCTGGACAAGCTGGTCGCCACCCTGGCACGCTGGCTGCGCGCGGAGTTGGCCAGCGCCGGGGCGACGGATTGGCCGGTGGAGCGGGCGACCGGACAGCCGACGGGTTGGCCGATGACCCGCGAAGCCGGGCATGCAAGCGCGGATAACTCAGCCGGCCCGCCGCCGCTGCGTGACTGTCCGCCCTTTGAGATCGCCGCCGCGCTGCACCGCTGCAACGACGACCTCGCCCTGCTGGTCAAGCTGATCGATACCTTCGTTGCCGAGTTTGCGGACTTGGTTCCAGAGCTGCGCGCGCACCTGCAAGACGGGCACTGGGCGCAGGCGCGGCTGCGGGCGCATTCGCTCAAAGGTTCCGCCGCGACCCTGGCCTTGGAGTCACTCGCCCGCGCGGCGCGCGAGCTGGAAGCCGCCATCGAAGCCACGGCCGAATCGCTCCCGGAGAGCTCGAATACCCAGCCGCTTGAGTCCAATTTACCCGCGTCACTCGCCAGCGCTCTTGCGCACCTGGAAACCCTGCTGCCCGCCGCGCTGAGCGCTGCCCGCCAACTGCTCGGCGAGGTCCGCATTCCCGCCGCCGCGCCCGATCCGGCGAGCGATGTCGCGAAGCTGTCTCAAACAGACCTCGACGAAGCCCTGCAACATTTGCGTGACAAGCTAGACATAAATGCTGTTGATGCGCGCCTAGACTTTCAGAACCTGCGACAATCCCTGGAAGCGCGCATCAGCTCCCCGGACATCGAAGCACTGGCCGCCGCGCTCGCCAGACTGGACTTTCCTAATGCAAGCAAGCACCTCGGTTCTATCGTGGACATTTTAAGGACGGATTCTGCTGCTGTTTCTGCTCAGGCTCCTGCTCCCACTCCTACGTGA
- a CDS encoding ATP-binding protein: MNHGDSVSRVAETMSTGTAARRVRGERLSLLAIVLLWLLLFGLAVSQYLIGTRDFSEHLLQSARARTEGLALTEESLVLARLAELDRTLVQIRQINPMTNGPAMAAAMLRPHDDQVPVVLDFLLLDRTGRIIAWASEGKPPTVADRSYFVRHREDPRDHALLSELMDSRIYPDHYFLALSRPVLDGQGQFAGAVVAIMDVEWLAEAMAVADRLAGTGVTITTSAGEIIVQQPDQPRAGDYIAPEAVELMQADSATASAVLTSNGGAPRMVSVRTMVDWPLAVMISEDIAPVMAAIANHRRQQMLSWALAAVVLSALLASLLYLLRRQAQAAAALSANLNLTRAKERALRESEYKFRSLVQSVPGVVYRCLNEPGWPMDYISDGIEVLSGYPAADFLAEEPRRYGDLIHPEDRDSVTEQVQWAVSARKPFELSYRIIHRDGGSLWVQETGRGCYAEDGRLEWLDGIIVNITERKQAESRLQEITDFHAIASRLALANASLRIDTIDEGLTRCLEILGTHLNAGRAYIFSNDLNARTWSNTHEWCREGVQCKIDELQNVPFETFPGLIDQFLVGEPLYLSSFDALPPPMADARELLQAQSINACVMQPMRVDGELIGFVGFDDTERERSFSPTERALLQLAADNFAATLGRYQQYLGERQAREAQERLNQALNQSIQHANAMAAEADAANQAKSRFLANMSHEIRTPMNAVIGMTYLAQRKAVDPEQREHLDMTMTAAQQLLALLNDILDFSKIEAERLEFEQRPFVLDSLLDTLRAVIREPAERKGLALHLEVAPGTPTTFIGDSLRLGQVLTNLASNAVKFTEQGAVGVRVAALPAAPEAEERVLQFEVWDTGIGIDKQEVPRLFTVFSQGDSSTTRRYGGAGLGLAISKSLIERMGGRIEVESTPGQGSCFRFTVRLRVDREPARMPPHSRAEAASAPPGAPELSALDRARLRGRHVLVVEDNRLNLELAKALLAELGVRVTTATDGLTGVELALTQRFDLIFMDIQMPELDGLEATRRIRRAEGKQAPGVPIIALTAHALTADRAKSLTAGMNDHLTKPVDPVSLSTMLKRWLPPGPAHPDTAHPAPAHPDTAHPAPAHPDTAHPAPAHADTALALANDKPRDPELQQPDRAPDTGGLLPEDWPPFDLRAASARCSGNQRLLLRLIARFVEGFEQADAQIRDALAAGHARAASEQLHALKSNAATLGLGELASTAAGLEKALSAREEGAAPSHTAAHKDAALERLSEQLAAALAAAQALCDRAPAHEPEQAPDASPEAGPEAGPEAGPEASPATNRQTTQAIDQAPSPASIALIGPRLAELREQLAANRISARRTFAELRPLLAQASDPLALDDLADAIERLDFAAAGQLLNRLHGGKAESTEA, encoded by the coding sequence CATCGGCACGCGCGACTTTTCCGAGCATCTACTGCAGAGCGCGCGCGCCCGCACCGAGGGCTTGGCGCTTACCGAAGAGTCGCTGGTGCTCGCGCGTTTGGCCGAGCTTGACCGCACGCTGGTGCAGATTCGCCAGATCAACCCCATGACCAACGGACCTGCAATGGCGGCGGCCATGCTGCGACCGCACGATGATCAGGTGCCGGTGGTGCTCGACTTCCTGCTGCTCGACCGCACCGGGCGGATCATCGCCTGGGCGTCCGAGGGCAAGCCGCCGACGGTGGCTGATCGCAGCTATTTCGTCCGCCATCGCGAGGACCCGCGCGACCACGCCTTGCTTTCCGAGTTAATGGACTCGCGCATCTATCCCGACCATTATTTTCTCGCACTGAGTCGCCCGGTGCTCGACGGGCAGGGCCAATTCGCCGGCGCTGTAGTGGCCATCATGGATGTCGAGTGGTTGGCTGAGGCCATGGCCGTTGCGGACCGCCTGGCTGGCACCGGGGTGACCATTACCACCAGTGCGGGCGAAATCATTGTTCAGCAGCCTGACCAGCCCCGGGCGGGCGACTACATCGCGCCAGAAGCGGTCGAGCTGATGCAGGCGGATAGTGCCACGGCGTCGGCGGTTTTGACCTCCAACGGCGGGGCACCGCGCATGGTCTCGGTGCGCACCATGGTGGACTGGCCATTGGCGGTGATGATCAGCGAGGACATCGCGCCTGTAATGGCTGCCATTGCCAATCACCGCCGCCAGCAGATGCTGAGCTGGGCCCTGGCGGCCGTGGTGCTGAGCGCACTGCTCGCGAGCCTGCTGTACCTGCTGCGCCGTCAGGCCCAGGCGGCCGCCGCGCTGTCGGCCAATTTGAATCTGACCCGGGCCAAGGAGCGTGCCCTGCGCGAAAGCGAGTACAAATTTCGCTCGCTTGTCCAAAGTGTGCCTGGCGTGGTCTACCGTTGCCTGAACGAGCCGGGCTGGCCCATGGACTACATCAGCGACGGCATCGAGGTCCTGAGTGGCTACCCGGCAGCGGACTTTCTGGCCGAGGAGCCGCGCCGCTACGGGGACCTGATCCACCCCGAGGATCGCGACAGTGTCACTGAACAAGTGCAGTGGGCCGTGAGCGCGCGCAAGCCCTTCGAGCTCAGCTATCGGATCATTCATCGCGACGGGGGCAGCCTCTGGGTGCAGGAAACCGGACGCGGCTGTTATGCCGAAGACGGGCGGCTCGAGTGGCTCGACGGCATCATCGTGAACATCACCGAGCGCAAACAGGCGGAGTCGCGCCTGCAAGAAATTACCGACTTCCACGCCATCGCCTCACGCCTCGCACTCGCGAATGCCAGCCTACGGATTGACACCATCGACGAGGGACTGACGCGCTGTCTGGAAATCCTCGGCACCCATCTGAACGCGGGTCGCGCCTACATCTTCAGCAACGACCTCAATGCCAGAACCTGGTCAAACACGCACGAATGGTGTCGCGAGGGTGTCCAGTGCAAGATCGACGAACTACAGAACGTACCCTTCGAAACCTTCCCCGGTCTGATCGACCAATTCCTGGTCGGCGAGCCACTCTACCTCAGCTCCTTCGACGCGCTGCCACCACCCATGGCCGATGCGCGCGAGCTACTGCAAGCCCAATCCATCAATGCCTGTGTGATGCAGCCGATGCGTGTCGATGGCGAGCTGATTGGCTTTGTCGGCTTCGACGATACCGAGCGCGAGCGCTCCTTCAGCCCGACTGAGCGCGCGCTGCTGCAACTCGCGGCCGATAACTTTGCCGCCACCCTCGGTCGCTACCAGCAGTATCTCGGCGAGCGCCAGGCGCGCGAGGCACAGGAGCGGCTGAACCAGGCGCTCAATCAGTCGATCCAGCACGCCAACGCCATGGCGGCGGAGGCCGATGCGGCCAACCAAGCCAAGAGCCGCTTCCTGGCCAACATGAGCCACGAGATTCGCACGCCCATGAATGCGGTCATTGGCATGACCTACCTCGCACAGCGCAAGGCCGTCGACCCGGAGCAACGCGAGCACCTCGACATGACCATGACGGCGGCCCAGCAACTGCTGGCGCTGCTGAACGACATCCTCGACTTCTCCAAGATCGAGGCCGAGCGCCTGGAGTTCGAGCAGCGGCCCTTCGTGCTGGACTCTCTGCTCGACACCCTCAGGGCCGTGATCCGCGAGCCGGCCGAGCGCAAGGGGCTCGCGCTGCACCTGGAGGTCGCGCCCGGCACACCGACAACGTTTATCGGCGACTCGCTGCGCCTGGGCCAGGTGCTGACCAACCTCGCCAGCAACGCGGTGAAGTTCACCGAGCAGGGAGCGGTTGGCGTGCGCGTCGCGGCCTTGCCAGCCGCGCCTGAGGCCGAGGAGCGGGTGCTTCAGTTTGAGGTCTGGGACACCGGTATCGGCATCGACAAGCAGGAGGTTCCGCGTCTGTTCACGGTCTTCTCCCAGGGAGACAGCTCCACCACCCGCCGCTATGGGGGCGCCGGGCTCGGGCTCGCCATCAGCAAGAGTTTGATCGAGCGCATGGGCGGTCGCATCGAGGTCGAGAGCACACCCGGGCAGGGCAGCTGCTTCCGCTTCACCGTGCGCCTGCGTGTCGACCGCGAACCGGCGCGGATGCCGCCGCACTCGCGCGCCGAGGCCGCCTCCGCGCCCCCAGGCGCGCCAGAGCTGTCCGCCCTAGACCGGGCGCGCCTGCGCGGTCGCCATGTGCTGGTGGTGGAGGACAACCGACTCAACCTCGAACTGGCCAAGGCGCTGCTCGCCGAGCTGGGCGTCCGGGTCACCACGGCAACCGACGGGCTGACCGGCGTCGAGCTCGCGCTGACGCAGCGCTTCGACCTGATTTTTATGGACATTCAGATGCCGGAGCTGGACGGACTCGAGGCGACCCGCCGCATCCGTCGCGCCGAAGGGAAACAGGCGCCGGGCGTTCCCATCATCGCGCTGACCGCCCATGCACTCACCGCAGATCGCGCCAAGAGCCTGACCGCGGGCATGAACGATCACCTGACCAAGCCCGTCGACCCTGTCAGCCTGTCCACCATGCTCAAGCGCTGGCTGCCGCCGGGCCCAGCGCATCCGGACACCGCACATCCGGCCCCAGCGCATCCGGACACCGCGCATCCGGCCCCAGCGCATCCGGACACCGCACATCCAGCCCCAGCGCATGCGGACACCGCGCTCGCTCTGGCCAACGACAAGCCGCGCGACCCTGAGCTCCAGCAACCCGACCGAGCGCCGGATACCGGGGGTTTGCTGCCTGAGGACTGGCCGCCGTTTGATTTGCGCGCGGCGAGCGCCCGTTGCAGCGGCAATCAGCGCCTGCTGCTGCGGCTGATCGCGCGCTTTGTCGAGGGCTTTGAGCAGGCCGATGCGCAGATCCGCGACGCGCTTGCGGCCGGTCATGCACGGGCCGCGAGCGAGCAACTCCATGCTCTTAAGAGCAACGCTGCCACTCTCGGACTCGGCGAGCTCGCCAGCACCGCCGCCGGGCTTGAAAAGGCGCTGTCGGCGCGGGAGGAAGGTGCCGCTCCGTCACACACAGCCGCGCACAAGGACGCAGCACTCGAACGCTTGAGCGAGCAACTCGCCGCCGCGCTCGCGGCCGCACAAGCGCTGTGCGACAGGGCGCCGGCGCATGAACCCGAACAGGCTCCAGACGCCAGCCCAGAAGCAGGCCCAGAAGCAGGCCCAGAAGCAGGCCCAGAAGCGAGCCCAGCAACGAACCGGCAAACAACCCAGGCAATCGATCAGGCCCCGTCCCCAGCTTCCATCGCCCTCATCGGCCCGCGTCTGGCGGAGCTGCGCGAGCAGCTTGCGGCCAATCGGATCAGCGCGCGGCGCACCTTTGCCGAGCTGCGCCCGCTGCTGGCGCAGGCAAGCGACCCGCTGGCGCTGGACGATCTGGCCGACGCGATCGAGCGGCTCGATTTCGCCGCCGCAGGTCAGCTGCTCAATCGCCTCCATGGCGGCAAGGCCGAGAGCACTGAGGCATGA